The following coding sequences are from one Neodiprion lecontei isolate iyNeoLeco1 chromosome 7, iyNeoLeco1.1, whole genome shotgun sequence window:
- the LOC124295348 gene encoding probable serine/threonine-protein kinase kinX, producing the protein MSDETDQNIEYGQLTDKQDISNVNEVPIRRKRAIRDAGSAVPLGGSSNPSRKAGLISGKQRFKKANHPIDGNAGKLLNDKGDLKRNSPAKFDASGDRADQDKRDLRKQQTTSSELSQSREEDKVKCGKREGKRNSYSMKTMKPKSRAIKQSDLMTRSSLAKVRGLVHDKGGYSAVKDDAKLHESEFDSKNLGDEADLEQKSTEYEETGDDEDLEAPVGYKENAPEVSQNSEESEKVDLPQNSAEDDDFYNQEVDKREAEVLEEEYEGVDDQDEPYGDTDETDDSNIQGAKIRPETSLSEKTEKSDSRVKRHDTEANGGSSEQNDTTNLSEDAKGPLERLGNLGEKSLDNLKRETDQNSVAVSSSSSHEAQEDTLKGREETNESLKQESMNVDTKSDASVDWDAKRTGDSFSDDMKKESKNFANDDLDTDYEKRVEQQIQQRIDSIKEEIKRGVEEKQKIREIEVNNAKYDAMQSEDEEDEVENNQSLDAPSERKSVSKRSIIDGIRRPHQKAKRHILKRVKRSSTADERQLRAIEGVETLDPDVLVKAKLRHESIRKRSAPTYGATDEDASKMSRFPIKRSIVPRQVYLVKSEPQISSTTNNREIRNPIIIPEQAQANIDDELPPGVSLDQSLLEDTSSAVNNRLKRSPERFARRRRASAVIPESGVAFLGYRPQDDDEIDEGSEFDDDSFEDGSPHLAEDRSNYAEPYAIRAQYRGDEARNESPSEFLFAGGEDEQTDFLMRRKRGEIDEDEQPVRLHGGGALARRQAKAKSNQMQSARVNSIYLGEK; encoded by the exons ATGAGCGATGAAACGGATCAAAACATTGAATATGGTCAGCTAACCGACAAGCAAGACATTAGCAATGTTAACGAAGTACCGATTCGTCGAAAGCGGGCAATTCGAGACGCAGGGAGTGCCGTCCCTCTTGGTGGGTCGTCAAATCCTTCCCGCAAGGCAGGGCTGATTTCCGGAAAGCAACGATTCAAGAAGGCCAATCATCCAATTGATGGCAATGCTGGAAAACTGTTAAACGATAAAGGGGATCTGAAAAGGaattctcccgcaaaattcgATGCTTCGGGAGATCGTGCTGATCAG GATAAGAGAGATCTTCGCAAGCAACAAACCACATCTTCGGAATTGTCGCAATCCAGGGAGGAGGATAAAGTAAAGTGCGGTAAAAGGGAAGGGAAGAGAAATTCTTATTCAATGAAAACAATGAAGCCGAAATCCAGGGCAATTAAGCAGAGTGATCTCATGACTCGGAGCTCTCTTGCAAAGGTGAGAGGCCTCGTACACGACAAAGGTGGTTATTCTGCTGTAAAAGATGACGCAAAATTGCACGAGTCGGAGTTTGACAGCAAAAACCTCGGAGATGAAGCCGACCTTGAACAAAAATCTACAGAGTATGAAGAAACGGGTGATGATGAAGACTTAGAAGCACCGGTTGGCTACAAGGAAAATGCACCGGAAGTTTCGCAGAACAGTGAAGAGTCTGAAAAAGTTGATCTCCCTCAGAATTCAGCGGAAGATGatgatttttataatcaaGAAGTCGATAAAAGAGAAGCAGAAGTCTTAGAAGAAGAATACGAGGGTGTCGATGATCAAGACGAACCGTACGGGGATACCGACGAAACGGATGATTCTAACATCCAGGGCGCAAAGATTAGACCAGAAACGTCACTTTCAGAAAAGACCGAAAAATCCGATAGCCGGGTGAAGAGACACGACACCGAAGCCAATGGAGGTAGTTCTGAACAAAATGACACAACTAACCTGAGCGAAGATGCAAAAGGACCTCTGGAGCGTCTTGGAAACCTGGGTGAGAAATCTCTTGATAATTTGAAACGGGAAACAGATCAAAATTCAGTCGCGGTATCATCGAGTTCCAGCCACGAAGCACAAGAAGACACTCTAAAAGGCCGGGAAGAAACAAATGAAAGCTTAAAACAAGAATCGATGAATGTTGATACAAAATCCGACGCAAGCGTGGACTGGGATGCGAAAAGAACCGGGGACTCTTTTAGTGATGATATGAAGAAGGAATCTAAAAACTTCGCTAATGATGACCTGGACACTGATTACGAGAAAAGAGTCGAGCAACAGATCCAACAGAGGATAGACTcaataaaagaagaaatcaAACGGGGTGTAGAAGAGAAGCAAAAAATACGCGAAATCGAAGTGAACAATGCAAAGTATGATGCAATGCAGAGCGAGGATGAAGAGGACGAGGTTGAGAATAATCAAAGTTTAGATGCACCAAGCGAGCGGAAAAGTGTTTCAAAACGATCAATCATCGACGGGATTCGAAGGCCACACCAAAAGGCTAAACGACATATTTTAAAAAGAGTAAAACGCTCGAGCACCGCAGATGAAAGACAATTGCGTGCTATCGAAGGTGTCGAAACCCTGGATCCCGACGTCCTTGTGAAGGCTAAGCTGCGCCACGAAAGCATACGCAAACGGTCTGCGCCAACTTACGGCGCAACTGACGAGGACGCTTCCAAAATGTCGAGATTCCCAATCAAAAGAAGCATCGTCCCACGCCAAGTTTACCTCGTCAAGAGTGAGCCGCAAATATCATCAACAACGAACAACCGAGAAATCAGGAATCCGATAATCATACCCGAACAAGCACAGGCTAATATCGATGATGAACTGCCACCAGGTGTATCATTGGACCAGAGTTTACTCGAGGACACTTCTTCTGCTGTTAATAATAGACTCAAACGTAGTCCGGAACGGTTTGCGCGGCGCAGACGTGCTAGCGCAGTTATTCCTGAAAGCGGAGTCGCCTTCCTTGGATACAGACCGCAGGACGACGACGAGATTGACGAAGGAAGTGAGTTTGATGATGACAGCTTCGAGGACGGAAGTCCGCACCTTGCAGAGGACAGATCAAACTATGCCGAACCCTACGCTATTCGTGCACAGTACCGCGGTGACGAAGCCAGAAATGAAAGCCCATCTGAGTTCCTTTTCGCTGGTGGCGAGGATGAGCAAACTGACTTTCTGATGCGGCGCAAGCGCGGTGAAATTGACGAAGATGAGCAACCAGTTCGACTTCATGGAGGTGGAGCTCTTGCCAGACGGCAAGCGAAGGCGAAGTCAAATCAGATGCAATCAGCACGGGTAAATAGTATATATCTGGGGGAAAAATGA